The Cynocephalus volans isolate mCynVol1 chromosome 2, mCynVol1.pri, whole genome shotgun sequence genome window below encodes:
- the LOC134370521 gene encoding V-type proton ATPase subunit S1-like protein: RECRRQEDRGLPIPELPARDPRTAQALSANPRSSPTSSNKELVIKSDQQNNEDMKPVQNFTTIPITQALNYNMSKEEHLEKEPWNVYSHQSPVNVSINGIPCILFWAKRITIKFKNQTWLDLTDEAFGWKTTVDTGKSNCGEESSMLSLKFGDTENSKGLCIRFILTSYNKLSIHSWFSLHRVEIILNNSIQATFNASGIYAPLGYSYHCQRVSSLKQYDTLLLPSDWDNWDDMASLWEVTFLDFQIQGFTIKGRQFAKARDCAASSSPAVLIGLAMSLVLLLVLAYALHMLIYLRYLDRHYDFMASPAHFPQLRAWDAAEEKELLRGQGVECHELRSQRMGDIYV; the protein is encoded by the exons TTCTCCAACATCTTCCAATAAAGAACTGGTTATAAAGAGTG ATCAACAGAACAATGAAGATATGAAACCAGTCCAGAATTTCACAACAATACCAatcacacag gctCTCAACTACAATATGAGCAAAgaagaacatttagaaaaagaacCTTGGAATGTATATAGCCATCAGAGCCCAGTTAACGTCTCCATCAATGGCATTCCCTGCATTCTCTTTTGGGCCAAAAGGATCACAATTAAATTTAAGAATCAGACCTGGCTGGACCTTACAGATGAAGCATTTGGCTGGAAGACAACAGTGGACACTGGCAAGTCAAATTGCGGTGAAGAGAGCTCCAT gTTGTCTCTGAAGTTTGGTGATACTGAAAATTCCAAAGGTCTTTGTATAAG ATTCATCCTTACCAGTTACAACAAGTTGTCCATCCATAGTTGGTTTAGCTTGCACCGAGTCGAGATTATTCTGAACAACTCAATCCAAGCAACTTTTAATGCATCTGGCATATACGCTCCATTGGGTTACTCCTACCACTGCCAGCGTGTCAGCAGCCTGAAGCAGTATGACACCCTCTTGCTGCCCAGCGACTGGGACAACTGGGACGATATGGCAAGCTTGTGGGAGGTCACTTTTCTTGATTTCCAG ATCCAAGGCTTTACCATCAAGGGGAGACAGTTTGCCAAGGCCCGAGACTGTGCTGCTTCCTCCTCGCCAGCAGTTCTGATCGGCCTGGCGATGTCCCTGGTCCTGTTGCTGGTGCTGGCCTATGCCCTGCACATGCTCATCTACCTGCGGTACCTGGACCGGCACTACGACTTCATGGCCTCGCCTGCCCACTTCCCACAGTTGAGAGCGTGGGACGCAGCGGAAGAGAAGGAGCTGCTGAGGGGCCAGGGCGTGGAATGCCATGAACTGAGAAGCCAGCGGATGGGCGACATTTATGTCTAG